From one Salinibacterium hongtaonis genomic stretch:
- a CDS encoding metal ABC transporter permease, producing MDFWSTLFNFSDYGELLYLVRNSLIAGAVLGVVGGLIGPFVMSRDLAFAVHGISELSFAGAAAALLFGVNVVAGSIGGSLAAALIIGLLGNRARERNSIVGVLMPFGLGLGILFLALYPGRTANKFGLLTGQIVSVDNPQLGLLVVIAAIVIAGLVIMWRPLTFASVDPDVARARAVPVTAISIAFMVLLGLATAISIQIVGALLVLALLVTPAAAAMRVTSSPLLTPVLSVIFAMVSVVGGIMLSLGGALPISPFVTTISFAIYVACRIIGRYRDSRGLGARGARKPSAPTAPVTAVS from the coding sequence ATGGACTTTTGGTCGACGCTATTCAACTTCTCCGACTACGGAGAGCTGCTCTATCTGGTGCGCAACTCCCTGATCGCCGGTGCCGTGCTCGGCGTCGTCGGCGGCCTCATCGGGCCGTTCGTGATGAGCCGCGACCTCGCCTTCGCCGTGCACGGCATAAGCGAGCTTTCCTTCGCTGGCGCCGCCGCGGCGCTGCTCTTTGGCGTCAACGTCGTGGCGGGGTCCATCGGCGGATCTCTTGCCGCAGCGCTCATCATCGGCCTGCTCGGCAACCGAGCACGAGAGCGCAACTCCATCGTCGGCGTGCTGATGCCCTTCGGTCTCGGCCTCGGCATCCTGTTTCTTGCCCTCTACCCCGGCCGCACCGCCAACAAGTTCGGTCTTCTCACGGGCCAGATCGTCTCGGTTGACAACCCGCAGCTCGGGTTGCTCGTGGTCATCGCCGCGATCGTGATCGCGGGATTGGTCATCATGTGGCGGCCGCTCACCTTCGCCAGCGTCGACCCGGATGTTGCGCGCGCCCGCGCGGTGCCCGTCACGGCAATCTCGATCGCCTTCATGGTGCTGCTGGGTCTTGCAACGGCCATCAGCATCCAGATCGTCGGAGCCCTTCTTGTGCTGGCCCTGCTGGTGACGCCCGCCGCTGCTGCGATGCGGGTGACGTCCTCTCCCCTGCTCACGCCGGTGCTGAGCGTGATTTTCGCGATGGTCTCGGTGGTGGGCGGCATCATGCTGTCGCTCGGGGGAGCGCTGCCGATTAGCCCCTTTGTCACCACGATCTCGTTCGCCATCTATGTCGCCTGTCGCATCATCGGCCGGTACCGCGACAGCCGTGGATTGGGCGCGCGGGGGGCACGCAAGCCTTCTGCGCCAACGGCCCCTGTTACGGCGGTGTCATGA
- a CDS encoding metal ABC transporter ATP-binding protein, which yields MPGDAHPTNVDKRTVLSLRSATLAYGDRVLWKNLNLQVKAGEFIAVLGPNGTGKTSLLRAILGQQRLTSGTVELLGEPVRHGSRSIGYIPQQKLIEQGTPLRAKDLVTLGVTGHRWGLPFTPKAVRQHVDEVIASVGATAFANVPIATLSGGEQQRIRVGQAIASNPALLLCDEPLSSLDLNHQRVVSDLIDDRRKALDAAVVFVTHDVNPILDKVDRVLYLAGGRFRIGTPDEVLRSEVLSYMYGTPIEVIRTRGRVAVLGAPEGYGVHNHLEHHVDEGRRH from the coding sequence GTGCCTGGTGACGCGCACCCAACTAATGTCGACAAGCGCACGGTGCTGAGCCTGCGCTCCGCGACGCTCGCCTACGGCGACAGAGTGCTGTGGAAGAACCTGAACCTGCAGGTCAAGGCCGGCGAATTCATCGCCGTTCTCGGACCCAATGGCACAGGAAAGACGAGCCTGCTGCGCGCCATCCTGGGGCAGCAACGACTCACCTCCGGCACGGTTGAACTGCTCGGAGAGCCCGTGCGGCATGGCAGCCGGTCAATCGGGTACATCCCGCAGCAGAAGCTGATTGAGCAGGGCACGCCCCTCCGCGCAAAGGACCTCGTCACGCTCGGGGTGACGGGGCACCGGTGGGGATTGCCGTTTACCCCCAAGGCAGTGCGCCAGCACGTCGATGAGGTCATCGCGAGCGTGGGGGCCACGGCCTTCGCCAATGTACCCATCGCCACGCTCTCTGGCGGGGAGCAGCAGCGCATTCGCGTTGGTCAGGCCATCGCATCAAATCCGGCCCTCTTGCTGTGTGATGAACCGCTGAGCTCGCTCGACCTCAACCACCAGCGGGTGGTGAGCGACCTTATCGACGACCGCCGCAAGGCCCTGGATGCCGCCGTGGTCTTTGTGACCCACGATGTGAACCCCATTCTCGACAAAGTCGACAGGGTGCTCTACCTCGCCGGCGGCCGGTTTCGCATCGGTACACCGGATGAGGTCCTGCGCTCGGAGGTGCTCTCGTATATGTATGGCACCCCGATCGAGGTAATCCGCACGCGAGGTCGGGTCGCCGTGCTCGGAGCGCCGGAGGGGTACGGCGTGCACAATCACCTCGAACACCACGTCGACGAGGGGAGGCGTCACTAA
- a CDS encoding metal ABC transporter solute-binding protein, Zn/Mn family: MKGTTNTRTTLVAITLIAAAGLALAGCAPAQTDDADTLTIVASTDVYGDIAASIAGDRATVTSIITGTAQDPHSYEATARDQLALSRADLIIENGGGFDPFIDTLLAGLDSSAPVLTATEISGLFDEDDHGDADDHGDTDSHGDTDGHEGHDHSDGVNEHVWYSFEAMDALAAEIAHSLEEIDPDGADEYAANYAEFSGEIDGLLERAHEIGAAHAGAAVAVTEAAPLLLFNEIGLVNETPAEFSTAVENGTDVAPAVLLQMRSLIESGEVALLAYNEQTSGVETEQLVSLARDSDVAVVAIAETIPDGLNYVSWMDENLDNIEAALG, from the coding sequence GTGAAGGGCACCACCAACACCCGAACCACGCTCGTCGCCATCACCCTCATCGCGGCGGCGGGCCTCGCCCTCGCGGGCTGTGCTCCCGCGCAGACCGACGATGCAGACACGCTCACGATCGTGGCGTCGACCGATGTGTATGGCGACATCGCCGCGAGCATCGCGGGAGATCGCGCAACCGTCACGAGCATCATCACGGGCACAGCGCAAGACCCCCACAGCTACGAGGCCACAGCCCGCGACCAGCTCGCTCTCTCGCGCGCCGACCTCATCATCGAAAACGGCGGGGGTTTCGATCCGTTCATCGACACGCTTCTCGCCGGGCTCGACTCGAGCGCTCCCGTGCTCACGGCCACCGAGATCTCTGGGCTATTCGACGAGGACGATCACGGCGATGCCGACGATCACGGCGATACCGACAGTCACGGCGACACCGACGGCCATGAGGGCCACGATCACTCCGACGGCGTCAACGAGCACGTCTGGTACAGCTTCGAGGCAATGGACGCTCTTGCGGCGGAGATCGCGCACTCCTTAGAGGAGATTGACCCGGACGGTGCCGACGAATACGCCGCGAACTATGCCGAGTTCTCCGGGGAGATCGACGGCCTGCTCGAGCGTGCCCACGAGATCGGGGCTGCCCATGCGGGAGCTGCCGTTGCCGTCACCGAAGCCGCCCCCCTCCTGTTGTTCAACGAGATTGGGCTCGTCAACGAGACCCCCGCAGAGTTCAGCACCGCCGTTGAAAACGGCACGGATGTTGCGCCTGCCGTGCTGTTGCAGATGAGATCGCTGATCGAGTCGGGAGAGGTCGCTCTGTTGGCCTACAACGAGCAAACGTCGGGAGTGGAAACGGAGCAGTTGGTTTCGCTGGCGCGCGATTCCGACGTTGCCGTCGTAGCTATCGCCGAAACCATCCCCGATGGCCTGAACTACGTTTCGTGGATGGATGAGAACCTCGACAACATCGAGGCGGCACTTGGCTGA
- a CDS encoding dihydrolipoamide acetyltransferase family protein, which yields MSSSEFLLPDVGEGLTEAEIVAWKVKAGDTVEINQVLVEIETAKSIVELPSPFAGTVAAVLVEEGQTVDVGTAIISVTTDGAPDDAAPASLGSAAPGPGAQIIADTADSIAHESAAAEEQPGAVLVGYGIKGSVPSRRRQREGAGPAANDAPPAAAAQTASRAPMVPAASAGPVVAKPPIRKLAKDLGVDLTLVNPTGLAGEITREDVVREASQASVFRNIQTPAWGEEREEYIPVKGVRKAIASSMAKSAFSAPHVGLFVDVDATRTMEFVKRLKASPDFAGVKVSPMLIMAKAMIWAVRRNPTVNSTWTDEQIIVHHYVNFGFAAATPRGLVVPNIKDAQELSLRELAQAIENMTNVARDGKLQPADMANGTITVTNIGVFGMDTGTPILNPGEVAIVALGTIKQKPWVVDGEVRPRFVTTLGASFDHRVVDGDVASRFLADVASVIEEPALLLD from the coding sequence GTGAGCAGCTCAGAATTTCTCCTCCCCGACGTGGGAGAGGGCCTCACCGAGGCCGAAATCGTGGCCTGGAAGGTCAAGGCGGGCGACACCGTCGAAATCAACCAGGTGCTGGTTGAGATCGAGACCGCCAAATCCATTGTGGAGCTGCCCTCCCCCTTTGCCGGCACCGTCGCCGCGGTTTTGGTCGAGGAGGGCCAGACGGTCGACGTTGGCACCGCCATCATCTCTGTGACGACCGACGGCGCTCCGGATGACGCGGCGCCAGCTTCGCTCGGCTCGGCCGCCCCCGGCCCAGGTGCGCAGATCATCGCCGACACCGCGGATTCGATCGCGCACGAGAGTGCCGCCGCCGAGGAGCAGCCTGGAGCCGTTCTTGTGGGCTATGGCATTAAGGGTTCCGTGCCCTCGCGCCGCCGTCAGCGCGAGGGCGCCGGCCCGGCGGCGAACGATGCGCCACCTGCCGCTGCGGCACAGACGGCAAGCCGTGCTCCTATGGTGCCGGCGGCATCCGCTGGCCCCGTCGTGGCCAAGCCGCCGATTCGCAAGCTTGCCAAGGATCTCGGTGTCGACCTGACTCTGGTGAACCCCACGGGTCTTGCGGGGGAGATTACGCGCGAGGACGTGGTGCGCGAAGCATCGCAGGCGAGTGTTTTCCGCAACATTCAGACGCCAGCGTGGGGCGAGGAGCGGGAGGAGTACATTCCCGTCAAGGGTGTGCGCAAGGCGATCGCGTCGAGCATGGCCAAGAGCGCTTTTTCTGCTCCGCACGTTGGCCTCTTCGTGGATGTTGATGCAACTCGCACGATGGAGTTCGTCAAGCGCCTCAAGGCGTCGCCCGACTTCGCGGGGGTCAAGGTGTCGCCCATGCTCATCATGGCTAAGGCCATGATCTGGGCGGTTCGCCGCAACCCCACCGTGAACTCGACGTGGACCGACGAGCAGATCATCGTGCACCACTACGTGAACTTCGGCTTTGCCGCTGCTACCCCGCGCGGACTTGTTGTGCCCAACATCAAGGATGCGCAGGAGCTGTCGCTGCGCGAGCTCGCCCAGGCGATCGAGAATATGACCAATGTGGCCCGCGATGGCAAGCTGCAGCCCGCGGACATGGCGAACGGCACGATCACCGTGACGAACATTGGCGTCTTTGGCATGGACACGGGCACCCCGATTTTGAACCCGGGTGAGGTGGCCATCGTCGCCCTGGGCACGATCAAGCAGAAGCCCTGGGTCGTGGACGGCGAGGTTCGACCGCGCTTTGTGACGACCCTCGGCGCGAGCTTTGATCACCGCGTTGTGGATGGGGATGTTGCGAGCCGCTTCTTGGCGGACGTTGCGAGTGTCATCGAGGAGCCTGCGCTTCTGCTCGATTGA
- a CDS encoding alpha-ketoacid dehydrogenase subunit beta, whose protein sequence is MSDPIQEMPFARALNAGLRKAMEDDPKVLLMGEDIGPLGGVFRITEHLQRDFGPRRVMDTPLAESGIVGTAIGLAMRGYRPVCEIQFDGFIFPGFDQITTQLAKLTNRHEGAISMPVVIRVPYGGHIGAVEHHQESPEAYFAHTPGLRLVSPSTPHDAYWMIQEAIASDDPVMFFEPKSRYWHKGPVDMAENAVPLHASRIVRTGTDVTVVGHGAMVNVLMQAAELAAAEGISIEVIDLRSLSPIDYDPILESVRRTGRLVVASEAPGSVSVSSEIAATIAEKAFYSLESPVLRVTAFDTPFPPAKLEAIYLPDADRVLEAVDRALAY, encoded by the coding sequence ATGAGCGACCCCATCCAGGAGATGCCCTTCGCGAGGGCGCTGAATGCTGGCCTGCGCAAGGCAATGGAAGACGACCCCAAGGTTCTGCTCATGGGCGAGGACATCGGCCCGCTCGGCGGAGTCTTTCGCATCACCGAGCACCTGCAGCGCGACTTTGGCCCCCGGCGGGTCATGGACACCCCGCTCGCGGAATCCGGCATCGTCGGAACCGCGATCGGCCTGGCGATGCGCGGTTACCGCCCCGTATGCGAGATCCAGTTCGACGGATTCATCTTTCCCGGGTTCGACCAGATCACGACCCAGCTGGCCAAGCTGACAAACCGCCACGAGGGGGCGATCAGCATGCCCGTCGTGATCCGCGTTCCCTACGGCGGGCACATCGGCGCGGTCGAACACCATCAGGAAAGCCCTGAGGCGTATTTCGCTCACACCCCCGGCCTTCGCCTGGTGAGCCCGAGCACGCCGCATGATGCCTACTGGATGATCCAGGAGGCCATCGCCTCCGATGACCCCGTGATGTTCTTCGAGCCCAAGAGTCGGTACTGGCACAAAGGGCCAGTGGACATGGCCGAGAATGCCGTGCCGCTGCACGCAAGTCGCATCGTGCGCACGGGCACCGATGTCACGGTCGTCGGCCACGGCGCCATGGTGAATGTGCTCATGCAGGCCGCCGAACTCGCTGCGGCTGAGGGCATCAGCATCGAAGTCATCGACCTCCGTTCGCTCTCCCCCATCGACTACGACCCGATTCTCGAATCGGTTCGGCGCACAGGCCGGCTTGTGGTTGCTTCCGAGGCACCCGGTTCGGTGAGCGTGTCGTCGGAGATTGCCGCGACGATTGCCGAGAAGGCGTTCTATTCGCTCGAATCCCCTGTGCTGAGGGTTACCGCTTTCGACACCCCGTTCCCTCCTGCAAAACTGGAGGCCATCTACCTGCCCGACGCCGACCGCGTTCTTGAGGCGGTCGACCGGGCGTTGGCGTACTAG
- a CDS encoding thiamine pyrophosphate-dependent dehydrogenase E1 component subunit alpha translates to MVQLLSPEGVLSRDGVAEEYLTYIDALDDDQLRRFHRDMVIARTFDIEAENLQRQGKMALWPPCRGQEAAQVGSAHAARPQDHIFPSYREHAVGYVRGLDPVNIVTMLRGNTHGGWNPAETGNFHLYTLVIGSHTLHSTGYAMGIALDGAMGTGDRDTDQAAIVYFGDGATSQGDVSEAFVFAASYQAPQVFFLQNNGWAISAPVSVQSRTPLVERAAGFGLPSVQIDGNDVLASYAVAAHALDEARAGNGPQFIEAMTYRMGAHTTSDDPTKYREDAETESWIARDPIARFETYLRGRGETDAFFASTAEEAADGAADFRNRTLALQNPGIGTMFDHVYSEPHPVIDAQKQWLIDYENSFGGDA, encoded by the coding sequence ATGGTGCAGTTACTCTCACCAGAGGGTGTGCTTTCTCGAGACGGCGTCGCCGAGGAATATCTCACCTACATCGATGCCCTCGATGACGATCAGTTGCGCCGGTTTCACCGGGACATGGTCATTGCACGCACGTTCGATATCGAGGCAGAGAACCTGCAGCGCCAGGGCAAGATGGCGCTCTGGCCACCGTGCCGTGGCCAGGAGGCCGCCCAGGTGGGTTCCGCCCACGCAGCCCGGCCGCAGGACCACATCTTTCCCTCCTATCGTGAGCACGCCGTCGGCTATGTTCGGGGCCTTGACCCCGTCAACATCGTCACGATGCTGCGCGGCAACACGCACGGCGGCTGGAACCCTGCCGAGACCGGAAACTTTCATCTCTACACGCTCGTCATCGGCTCGCACACGCTGCATTCGACCGGATACGCAATGGGCATCGCCCTCGACGGCGCGATGGGCACGGGCGACAGGGACACAGATCAGGCCGCGATCGTCTACTTCGGCGATGGGGCGACCTCGCAGGGCGATGTGAGCGAGGCGTTCGTGTTCGCGGCGAGCTATCAGGCACCCCAGGTCTTCTTCTTGCAGAACAACGGGTGGGCGATCTCCGCCCCTGTTTCGGTGCAGTCACGCACCCCGCTGGTTGAGCGCGCCGCCGGATTCGGGCTGCCCAGTGTGCAAATCGACGGCAACGATGTGCTCGCGAGCTACGCCGTCGCGGCACATGCTCTCGACGAGGCGCGCGCGGGGAACGGCCCGCAGTTCATCGAGGCCATGACCTATCGGATGGGCGCCCACACCACATCCGACGACCCCACCAAATACCGCGAAGACGCCGAGACGGAATCGTGGATCGCCCGGGACCCGATCGCTCGGTTCGAGACGTACCTGCGGGGCCGTGGCGAGACGGACGCGTTCTTTGCCAGTACGGCAGAAGAGGCTGCGGATGGCGCGGCCGATTTTCGCAATCGCACTCTTGCCCTGCAGAACCCCGGGATTGGCACCATGTTTGACCACGTCTATTCCGAACCACATCCCGTGATCGATGCGCAAAAACAGTGGCTCATCGACTACGAAAACTCCTTTGGCGGTGACGCATGA
- a CDS encoding histidinol-phosphate transaminase, with the protein MQQTPASINKVGRVSPATEPPVRIRPEILQSVAYQQGKQAPAEAFKLSSNENPYPTHPAVMAAIASATPNRYPDALATELRELLAERYGVAVDEVHVGAGSVSILAQLISAVAGPGDEVLFSWRSFEAYPGLVTVAGATSVMVPNRADAGHDIDAMIAAVTPRTRAIIVCSPNNPTGTIVTRAEFERLMAAVPSDVLVMLDEAYIEFTRDEDAVRGTDYLGTHANLVVLRTFSKAYGLAGVRIGYALGNSAILAAARTAAIPLSVTEAAQRGAVAALHYEAEIMELVDTIVERRDSVWHSMRELGLEVPQPHGNFVWFAAPGRAAEVAEVFLTHGIVARALGNDGVRVTVGEAESVDKLLKASAEVVGMLPTAPHMTALD; encoded by the coding sequence ATGCAGCAGACCCCGGCCTCGATCAATAAAGTGGGGAGAGTGAGCCCAGCAACCGAGCCCCCCGTGCGCATCCGTCCCGAGATTTTGCAGAGTGTCGCCTATCAGCAGGGCAAGCAGGCGCCAGCGGAGGCCTTCAAGCTGTCATCCAACGAGAATCCCTACCCCACGCATCCCGCCGTCATGGCTGCGATCGCCTCCGCCACGCCCAATCGGTACCCCGATGCCCTTGCCACTGAGCTTCGAGAGCTGCTCGCCGAACGCTACGGTGTCGCCGTGGACGAGGTGCACGTCGGCGCTGGTTCGGTGTCGATCCTTGCTCAGCTGATCTCCGCGGTCGCCGGCCCCGGTGATGAGGTCCTATTCTCCTGGCGCTCGTTCGAGGCCTACCCCGGTCTGGTCACGGTCGCCGGGGCCACGAGCGTAATGGTGCCCAATCGGGCGGATGCGGGCCACGACATCGACGCGATGATCGCGGCCGTGACTCCCCGCACGAGGGCGATAATCGTGTGCTCGCCCAACAACCCGACGGGCACCATCGTCACCCGCGCGGAGTTCGAACGGCTCATGGCCGCCGTCCCCTCCGACGTTCTCGTCATGCTCGACGAGGCCTACATCGAGTTCACGCGAGACGAGGATGCCGTGCGCGGCACGGACTACCTGGGCACGCACGCAAATCTGGTGGTGCTGCGCACCTTCTCCAAGGCCTACGGGCTTGCCGGGGTTCGCATCGGCTATGCCCTCGGCAATAGCGCGATTTTGGCGGCGGCCCGCACGGCCGCGATCCCGCTCTCGGTGACCGAGGCCGCTCAGCGGGGGGCCGTGGCGGCACTGCACTATGAGGCGGAGATCATGGAGCTGGTCGACACCATCGTCGAGCGGCGCGACAGCGTGTGGCACAGCATGCGGGAGCTCGGCCTCGAGGTTCCCCAGCCGCACGGAAACTTCGTCTGGTTCGCCGCTCCTGGGCGGGCTGCAGAGGTGGCAGAGGTGTTTTTGACCCACGGAATCGTGGCTCGTGCGCTCGGCAATGATGGTGTCCGGGTGACCGTCGGCGAAGCAGAATCTGTGGATAAACTCCTAAAGGCTTCGGCTGAGGTTGTGGGCATGCTACCGACGGCACCCCATATGACCGCGTTAGATTAG
- a CDS encoding phage holin family protein has protein sequence MARFLIRLVINALALWLTTLLVAGVSVVSYDPGDNFATVLTYLLVALIFGVVNGFVGTAIRIVAFPLYILTLGLISLIVNGLMLLLSAWVSGLFGFGLIVDGFWWGVLGAVVLSLFSWLISIVLWPMFGGEKRP, from the coding sequence ATGGCCCGCTTTCTTATTCGACTCGTCATCAATGCGCTCGCCCTGTGGCTCACCACCCTCCTCGTGGCCGGCGTCAGCGTCGTCTCCTACGATCCGGGCGATAACTTTGCCACCGTGCTCACCTATTTGCTGGTGGCACTCATCTTCGGGGTCGTGAACGGTTTCGTCGGCACGGCTATCCGCATCGTCGCCTTCCCGCTCTATATCCTCACGCTCGGCCTCATCTCCCTCATCGTCAATGGCCTCATGCTGCTGCTGTCCGCCTGGGTGTCTGGCCTTTTCGGCTTCGGTCTCATCGTCGATGGCTTCTGGTGGGGCGTGCTGGGGGCCGTCGTGCTGTCGCTGTTCAGTTGGCTCATCTCCATCGTCTTGTGGCCCATGTTTGGTGGCGAGAAGCGCCCCTAA